A region from the Salvia splendens isolate huo1 chromosome 15, SspV2, whole genome shotgun sequence genome encodes:
- the LOC121768431 gene encoding RNA-binding protein 34-like has translation MPKKQKNPLKNGDANNLSESNDSSTVFKTLFGEVPAANSLFSDNNPFHRKFLKTPLPIEDSRLGFAGKEKIDAEYEANFEDSDLSEAKKQKKRKKVKPESESSGFDGELVGEKSNKVKREKLKEGDDIEKNNLGSESEETVRKDCEGNGEKSEKKKRKKVKRDNVEAEYEAKRYGVSDEIDESDVVGEKKKMENPEDMVVAKEGFDDEGKLLRTIFVGNLPLKLKKKEIAKEFSQFGEVESVRIRSVPIVDGKMPRKGAVILKKINENGNSVNAYVVFKAEESAQSSLAHNMAVVGGNHIRIDKACPPRKTLKGDNPLLYENKRTVFLGNLPFDVKDEEIYQLFSNIKNLETSVEAVRVIRDPGSSLGKGIAYVLFKTVDAANIALKGRNLWIRNRELRLSHVKPADSSSKRMNTSETQSNSAKKFRTPDGGYKAPAKANVSYQGLHASKSGGQKKVRTKLNTISAKSKPQPATEKSTGTKKRPAVAARKEKALRAANASNVAGTKRKTGNPGARSGGQKKKARASR, from the exons ATGCCAAAGAAACAAAAGAATCCTCTGAAAAATGGGGATGCAAACAACCTTTCCGAATCTAACGACTCATCCACAGTTTTCAAGACCTTGTTCGGCGAAGTTCCAGCTGCAAATTCTCTCTTCTCCGATAACAATCCGTTCCACCGGAAATTTCTGAAAACGCCGCTGCCAATTGAAGATTCGAGATTAGGGTTTGCAGGGAAAGAAAAGATAGACGCCGAATACGAGGCGAATTTCGAGGATTCGGATTTGTCTGAGGCTAAGAAgcaaaagaaaaggaagaaagTAAAACCTGAGAGTGAAAGTTCCGGTTTTGATGGTGAATTGGTTGGGGAGAAGAGCAATAAGGTGAAGAGAGAGAAACTGAAGGAGGGTGATGATATTGAGAAAAACAATTTAGGCTCTGAATCAGAAGAAACTGTGAGGAAAGATTGTGAGGGAAATGGTGAGAAAAGtgaaaagaagaaaaggaagaaggTTAAGAGAGATAACGTTGAGGCGGAGTACGAGGCGAAGCGATACGGTGTAagtgatgagattgatgaaagtGATGTGGtgggagagaagaagaaaatggaaaATCCGGAGGATATGGTGGTGGCAAAGGAAGGTTTTGATGATGAAGGTAAGCTTTTGAGGACTATATTCGTTGGGAACTTGCCGCTAAAgttgaagaagaaggagatagcCAAGGAGTTTAGCCAGTTTGGTGAAGTGGAGTCTGTGAGGATTCGATCTGTTCCCATTGTTGAT GGAAAAATGCCGAGGAAGGGTGCTGTAATTTTGAAGAAAATCAATGAGAATGGAAACAG TGTCAATGCTTACGTTGTTTTTAAAGCTGAGGAGTCTGCTCAATCATCATTGGCCCATAATATGGCTGTG GTTGGTGGAAATCATATCCGTATTGATAAGGCATGCCCACCACGCAAGACATTGAAGGGAGATAATCCTCTATTGTACGAAAACAAAAGGACAGTCTTCTTGGGAAATCTTCCTTTTGATGTCAAG GATGAGGAGATCTATCAGTTATTCTCTAATATAAAAAATCTTGAAACAAGCGTTGAAGCTGTACGGGTTATCAGGGATCCTGGATCGAGCTTGGGGAAAGGCATTGCATATGTGTTATTTAAAACTGTG GATGCTGCCAATATAGCCCTCAAGGGACGTAACTTGTGGATTCGGAATCGTGAACTTAGGCTCAGTCATGTTAAACCAGCTGACTCTTCTTCGAAGAGGATGAACACTTCTGAAACACAGAGCAATAGTGCTAAGAAGTTCAGAACTCCAGATGGTGGTTATAAGGCACCAGCAAAGGCAAACGTCTCTTACCAGGGCTTGCACGCAAGCAAATCCGGCGGACAGAAGAAAGTCCGTACAAAGTTGAATACCATTTCTGCCAAATCAAAGCCTCAACCTGCTACAGAGAAGAGTACTGGGACGAAGAAACGACCAGCAGTGGCTGCAAGGAAGGAAAAGGCCCTGCGGGCTGCTAATGCTTCAAACGTAGCTGGAACGAAGCGGAAGACAGGTAATCCAGGCGCCCGTAGTGGTGGACAAAAGAAGAAAGCAAGAGCATCCAggtaa
- the LOC121768432 gene encoding uncharacterized membrane protein At4g09580-like, whose translation MDAKCVVKGGVKSTTESGSGRFPLTAWEVATASGVVLSFLIGLVGLYLTMPVSDYSFLKLPRSLEDLQILRDNLESYTSDYTVQVLVGYCLVYVFMQTFMIPGTVFMSLLAGALFGVFKGVALVVFTATAGASSCFFLSKLIGRPLVFSLWPDKLTFFQAQVAKRREGLLNYMLFLRVTPTLPNTFINVASPIVDVPYHIFFLATFIGIIPAAFVTVRAGIALGDLQSMGDLYDFQSLATLFLIGIVSVTPTLLGNKSK comes from the exons ATGGACGCCAAGTGTGTGGTGAAAGGCGGAGTGAAGAGTACGACGGAATCGGGGTCGGGGAGGTTTCCTTTGACGGCGTGGGAGGTGGCGACGGCCAGCGGCGTCGTTCTGAGCTTCCTCATTGGGCTTGTAGGGTTGTATCTCACCATGCCTGTCTCTGATTACAGCTTCCTCAAACTTCCACGCTCTCTGGAAGATCTCCAAATTCTCAG GGATAACCTGGAGAGCTATACAAGTGACTACACCGTACAGGTTCTTGTGGGATATTGTCTGGTCTACGTTTTTATGCAGACTTTTATGATACCAGGAACTGTATTTATGTCATTACTTGCTGGAGCGCTTTTCGGGGTGTTCAAAGGTGTAGCTCTTGTTGTGTTCACTGCTACTGCGGGAGCATCTTCCTGCTTCttcttatccaaattaattggCCGACCACTCGTCTTCTCTCTGTGGCCTGACAAATTGACTTTCTTTCAGGCCCAG GTGGCTAAAAGACGTGAAGGGCTGCTAAACTACATGCTGTTCCTAAGGGTGACTCCAACACTGCCAAATACATTCATAAATGTTGCTTCACCAATTGTAGATGTTCCTTACCATATATTCTTCCTGGCGACCTTCATTGGGATCATTCCTGCTGCTTTCGTGACTGTCAGG GCTGGAATAGCTCTTGGCGACTTACAGTCAATGGGTGACCTGTATGACTTCCAGTCTTTGGCCACTCTGTTTCTGATAGGCATCGTTTCTGTTACACCCACATTGCTAGGCAACAAAAGCAAATGA
- the LOC121768339 gene encoding alpha,alpha-trehalose-phosphate synthase [UDP-forming] 5-like, which produces MVSRSYSNLLDLTSGGSSPTFSRGFKKLSRVATVAGVLSELDDESRSNGGSDAPSSIAQERMIIVGNQLPLRAQRNESDGKKGWSFSWDEDSLLLQLKDGLGEDVEVIYVGSLKEEIELSEQDDVAQTLLENFNCVPAFIRPELFSKFYHGFCKQYLWPLFHYMLPLSPDLGGRFDRMLWQAYLSVNKIFADKVMEVITPDDDFVWVHDYHLMVLPTFLRKRFNRVKLGFFLHSPFPSSEIYRTLPVRIELLRALLNSDLIGFHTFDYARHFLSCCSRMLGVSYQSKRGYIGLEYYGRTVSIKILPVGIHMGQLCSVLDLPDTELKVAQLRDKFQGQTVLLGVDDMDIFKGISLKLLAFEQLLTHHSDKRGKVVMVQIANPARGRGKDVQEVRSETNTIVARINHTFGKPGYEPVVLVDTYLHFYERIAYYIIAECCLVTAVRDGMNLIPYEYIVCRQGTDKLDKTLNLNPSSPKKSMLVVSEFIGCSPSLSGAIRINPWNIDSVEEAMDSALIVPEPEKQMRHDKHYKYVSTHDVAYWAHSYFQDLERACRDHIRRRCWGIGFGLGFRVIALDPSFSKLSVEHLVSAYKRTKNRAILLDYDGTMTSQSTPDAAPDAEAIEILNKLCRDAKNTVFVVSGKNKEILTRWFTSCENLGIGAEHGYFVRAQNQPNWETCFPAQDFYWKQIAEPVMQLYTETTDGSFIEAKESALVWNYQLADPDFGSCQAKELHDHLESVLANEPVSVKSGQHIVEVKPQGVNKGVVAERILAMTRKKEVLPDFVLCIGDDRSDEDMFEVIMSAKDDGSLSPVAEVFACTVGQKPSKAKYYLEDTTEILRMFENLADASEQTSKTVSFSPQQLVINQV; this is translated from the exons ATGGTTTCGAGGTCTTATTCCAACTTATTGGATCTTACTTCTGGTGGATCATCACCTACCTTCAGCCGTGGGTTCAAGAAGCTATCTCGTGTTGCAACTGTAGCTGGGGTGTTATCTGAGCTAGACGATGAAAGTAGAAGTAATGGTGGGTCTGATGCTCCCTCCTCTATTGCACAAGAGCGTATGATTATTGTTGGGAATCAGCTCCCACTTCGTGCTCAAAGGAACGAGTCAGATGGTAAGAAAGGGTGGAGCTTCAGTTGGGATGAGGATTCTCTTCTCTTACAACTGAAAGATGGACTTGGTGAAGATGTGGAGGTAATATATGTTGGTTCTCTTAAAGAGGAAATCGAATTAAGTGAACAAGATGATGTAGCCCAAACGTTGCTCGAGAACTTCAACTGCGTCCCTGCTTTCATTCGACCAGAGCTCTTCAGTAAATTCTACCATGGTTTTTGTAAACAGTACTTGTGGCCTTTGTTTCACTATATGCTTCCTCTATCTCCGGATCTTGGTGGCAGGTTTGATCGTATGCTGTGGCAAGCTTATCTCTCTGTAAACAAAATATTTGCTGATAAAGTGATGGAAGTGATCACTCCTGATGATGACTTTGTGTGGGTTCATGATTACCATTTGATGGTGTTACCAACATTTTTGAGAAAGAGATTTAACAGGGTGAAACTTGGGTTTTTCCTCCATAGTCCATTTCCATCATCAGAGATATATCGAACTCTACCTGTAAGGATTGAACTCCTACGGGCACTCTTGAACTCAGACCTTATTGGCTTCCATACGTTTGATTATGCAAGACATTTTCTGTCTTGCTGTAGCAGAATGCTGGGGGTATCGTATCAATCTAAGCGTGGTTATATAGGGCTTGAGTACTATGGTCGTACTGTCAGCATTAAAATCCTTCCAGTTGGTATTCACATGGGCCAGCTTTGCTCCGTGCTGGATCTTCCAGACACAGAGCTTAAGGTGGCACAGTTACGAGATAAGTTTCAGGGTCAGACTGTCTTGCTTGGGGTGGATGACATGGATATTTTCAAAGGTATAAGCTTAAAGCTTCTAGCCTTCGAGCAGTTGCTAACTCACCATTCTGATAAACGAGGTAAAGTTGTTATGGTTCAGATAGCTAATCCTGCTAGAGGCCGGGGGAAAGATGTTCAGGAGGTTCGCTCAGAAACTAACACCATTGTTGCAAGAATCAATCACACCTTTGGGAAACCAGGATATGAGCCAGTAGTCTTGGTTGATACCTATCTTCACTTCTATGAGCGTATTGCATACTATATAATTGCTGAGTGTTGTCTAGTCACTGCTGTAAGAGACGGGATGAATTTGATACCTTATGAGTACATTGTGTGCAGGCAAGGAACGGATAAGTTGGACAAAACATTGAACTTGAATCCGTCATCACCAAAGAAGAGTATGTTAGTGGTTTCTGAATTCATTGGGTGCTCACCATCTCTTAGTGGTGCAATAAGGATTAACCCTTGGAACATTGATTCTGTTGAGGAAGCTATGGATTCAGCTCTCATTGTTCCGGAGCCAGAGAAACAAATGCGGCATGATAAGCACTACAAGTATGTAAGTACCCATGATGTCGCCTATTGGGCTCACAGCTATTTTCAAGATCTCGAAAGAGCATGTAGGGATCACATAAGGAGAAGATGCTGGGGCATTGGTTTTGGGTTAGGATTTCGTGTTATTGCCTTGGATCCGAGTTTCAGTAAGCTGTCAGTCGAGCaccttgtgtctgcatacaaaAGGACTAAGAACCGCGCTATTCTTTTGGACTATGATGGCACAATGACATCACAGAGTACTCCTGACGCAGCTCCAGATGCTGAGGCTATTGAAATACTGAATAAACTCTGCAGAGATGCCAAGAACACAGTCTTTGTGGTAAGtgggaaaaataaagagatctTAACACGATGGTTTACTTCCTGTGAAAACCTAGGAATTGGAGCAGAGCATGGGTATTTTGTGAG GGCACAAAACCAGCCGAACTGGGAAACTTGTTTTCCTGCACAAGATTTTTACTGGAAGCAGATTGCCGAGCCTGTAATGCAGCTATACACAGAAACAACAGATGGTTCTTTCATAGAAGCAAAAGAGAGTGCACTTGTCTGGAACTACCAGCTTGCAGATCCAGATTTTGGCTCATGTCAGGCTAAGGAACTTCATGATCACCTCGAGAGTGTTCTAGCAAATGAACCGGTTTCAGTCAAGAGTGGCCAGCACATTGTTGAAGTAAAGCCCCAG GGGGTCAACAAAGGCGTTGTAGCTGAGAGGATTCTAGCAATGACGCGCAAAAAGGAAGTGCTTCCCGATTTTGTGCTGTGCATAGGTGATGACCGGTCTGATGAGGACATGTTTGAGGTGATCATGAGTGCCAAGGACGATGGTTCCCTCTCTCCGGTGGCTGAAGTGTTTGCATGCACAGTTGGGCAGAAGCCGAGCAAGGCAAAGTACTACTTAGAGGATACCACGGAGATCTTGAGAATGTTCGAGAACCTTGCAGATGCATCTGAGCAGACCTCTAAAACTGTTTCCTTTTCTCCACAACAGCTAGTCATCAATCAAGTATGA